A window from Prochlorococcus marinus CUG1435 encodes these proteins:
- a CDS encoding DUF4335 domain-containing protein, with protein MLQNKLSFHQSSVSLEIFGLPDYSNNETNDQISIISQWKLTILDKPLIEGKIEHLEPIMDAFYIYSNLLIKNQIPIYESKLIDIKPDNIHIHNIVLKSSKPNVEPLILKIGNSLLSDTINCFDQLNESTKVRFKKTVLTKNITNKVRFSLNNKLKFFNFIIPPLLAIFSLILVSSTFIYFYNPVEDKENKELINQR; from the coding sequence ATGCTACAAAATAAATTATCTTTTCATCAATCTTCGGTGAGTCTCGAAATATTTGGATTGCCAGATTATTCAAATAATGAAACAAATGATCAAATATCAATAATTTCGCAATGGAAATTAACCATTCTAGATAAACCACTTATTGAAGGCAAAATTGAACATTTAGAACCTATTATGGATGCTTTCTATATTTATTCAAATCTTTTAATCAAAAACCAAATCCCAATATATGAGTCTAAATTAATTGATATAAAGCCTGACAATATTCACATACATAATATTGTTCTCAAGAGCTCAAAACCAAATGTAGAGCCATTAATTTTAAAGATTGGCAATTCATTATTGTCAGACACCATAAATTGTTTTGATCAATTAAATGAATCAACAAAAGTTAGATTTAAAAAAACTGTCTTAACAAAAAATATTACCAATAAAGTAAGATTTAGTTTGAATAATAAACTTAAATTTTTCAATTTCATTATTCCTCCTTTATTAGCAATTTTTTCTTTAATTTTAGTCTCCTCTACTTTTATTTATTTTTATAATCCTGTTGAAGATAAAGAGAATAAGGAATTAATAAATCAACGATAA
- a CDS encoding DUF3038 domain-containing protein, whose product MEKLDLLLLILETIDLNGIQSLYALSNRLDLNDVLPNKVTIWKLRNNNPLRKSFVNNNINLDEFEALIKITAEMSKYLYPYIREILKSKEDLEMNPVIWNDFNVRFIELIKERFNTDSMRVKKLLNQTKNDEIIIKSLLTLSLCISNQGYQKLKNFLFDY is encoded by the coding sequence ATAGAGAAGCTTGATTTATTATTATTAATTCTTGAGACTATCGATTTAAATGGGATACAATCTCTTTACGCTCTATCAAATAGACTTGACTTAAATGATGTTTTGCCAAATAAAGTTACTATTTGGAAATTAAGGAATAATAATCCATTGAGAAAATCCTTTGTGAATAACAATATTAATCTAGATGAATTTGAGGCCTTAATTAAAATCACTGCTGAAATGTCTAAATATTTATATCCCTATATCCGAGAAATACTTAAATCAAAAGAAGATCTTGAAATGAATCCAGTTATTTGGAATGACTTTAATGTGAGATTTATTGAGTTGATAAAAGAGAGATTTAATACAGACAGTATGAGAGTTAAAAAGCTTTTAAATCAAACTAAAAATGATGAAATTATTATTAAGTCTTTGCTTACCTTATCCCTTTGTATCTCAAACCAGGGTTATCAAAAGTTGAAGAATTTTCTATTCGATTATTAA
- a CDS encoding DUF2949 domain-containing protein, producing MNNNISKEMIIYLFKEIGLDESSIELGIKLSKKNNTSLPILLWSYGMLTIEELDKLYSFLFKKME from the coding sequence ATGAATAACAATATATCAAAAGAGATGATAATTTATTTATTCAAAGAGATAGGTTTAGATGAGTCATCAATTGAACTTGGTATAAAATTATCTAAAAAAAATAACACTTCACTACCTATCTTGTTATGGAGTTATGGAATGCTAACTATTGAAGAACTTGACAAGTTATATTCATTTTTATTTAAAAAAATGGAATGA
- a CDS encoding 2-octaprenyl-6-methoxyphenol 4-monooxygenase → MKKKFNFKIVGSGPTGLLLSIALSKFDCDIFLTDLLTKDRLIDKDKTYAITHSTRKILSKFRLWEKLEPYLFGFDTLSITDSVTSTFTNLTISDLDDDISSLGNIGWVVKHSDLMDVFFQEIDNYENIFFMTPQKLLSKKILFDYQFLSTGANSLDKKLINFVDIKKSYNQSCLTFKVILRGNCEKRAYEIFRKEGPLALLPLEKNLYQVIWTSSTLKSIERLNSDKNFLMDNLSTILPSEFKLDQIIGGFNIFPVSLSLNLPVLNLKKIVLVGDSFHTFHPVGGQGLNSCWRDVNTIFDIFNKNIAITKMDLILFKFKYFSSRILDIIFTILVTDSLIVLFANRNPLLFPIRRFSFVLLNNFLFIRKLVLNQMTKSLIYSRIKQNK, encoded by the coding sequence ATGAAAAAAAAATTTAATTTTAAAATTGTTGGTTCTGGTCCAACAGGTTTATTACTATCAATTGCACTTTCAAAATTTGATTGTGATATTTTTTTAACTGATTTATTAACAAAGGATAGACTAATTGATAAAGATAAAACTTATGCAATTACTCACTCAACAAGAAAAATTTTATCTAAATTTCGACTTTGGGAAAAATTAGAACCATACTTATTCGGCTTTGATACTCTTTCAATAACAGACAGTGTAACTTCAACATTCACCAACTTAACAATTTCTGATTTAGATGACGATATAAGTTCTCTTGGAAATATTGGGTGGGTAGTTAAACATTCAGATCTTATGGATGTATTTTTTCAAGAGATTGATAATTATGAAAATATTTTTTTTATGACTCCACAAAAATTGTTGAGTAAAAAAATATTATTTGATTATCAATTCTTATCCACTGGAGCAAACTCACTTGATAAAAAATTGATAAATTTTGTAGATATAAAAAAATCCTATAATCAGTCTTGTTTAACGTTTAAGGTAATACTTAGAGGTAATTGTGAAAAGCGTGCTTACGAAATTTTCAGAAAAGAAGGCCCACTTGCTTTATTACCTTTAGAAAAAAACTTATATCAAGTAATTTGGACTTCTAGTACATTAAAGTCTATTGAAAGGTTAAATTCTGATAAAAATTTTTTGATGGATAATTTATCAACTATCTTGCCTTCTGAATTTAAGTTAGATCAAATAATTGGAGGTTTTAATATATTTCCTGTCTCATTATCCTTGAATTTACCAGTTTTAAATTTAAAAAAAATTGTTCTTGTAGGTGATTCATTCCATACGTTTCATCCTGTAGGCGGTCAAGGCCTTAATAGTTGTTGGCGAGATGTTAATACTATTTTTGATATTTTTAATAAAAATATAGCTATTACTAAGATGGATTTGATCTTATTTAAATTCAAGTACTTTTCAAGTAGGATTTTAGATATTATTTTTACAATTTTAGTAACCGACTCTTTGATCGTTCTTTTTGCAAATAGGAACCCTCTCCTATTTCCAATAAGAAGATTTTCATTTGTACTTTTAAATAATTTTCTTTTTATAAGAAAATTAGTACTTAATCAAATGACTAAATCTCTCATTTACTCAAGAATTAAACAAAATAAATGA
- a CDS encoding 4-hydroxy-tetrahydrodipicolinate reductase produces the protein MIENSQKPIPVLVSGALGRMGSEVVNTILNSTDCELVAAIDINEKNKGSNISELLKVKKCDVFVSNDFEGTLCSVSQNYRNENIKPVLVDFTHPDSVYENTRSAIAYGISPVVGTTGLTPSQIKDLSVFAQKASVGCAIIPNFSVGMVLLQQAASVAAKFYDNIELIEMHHNQKADSPSGTCIKTAEMIEEYPKKFNQNLVKEFESLTGVRGGVRDSGINIHSVRLPGLLAHQLVIMGSPGETYTIKHDTIDRKAYMPGVLRVVKKIGKYESLVYGLEKLIF, from the coding sequence ATGATTGAAAATTCTCAAAAACCTATTCCAGTACTTGTTTCCGGAGCTTTAGGCAGAATGGGTAGCGAAGTTGTGAATACTATATTAAATTCTACAGATTGTGAACTTGTTGCCGCAATTGACATAAACGAAAAGAACAAGGGTTCAAATATTTCAGAATTATTGAAAGTAAAAAAATGTGATGTTTTTGTTTCAAATGACTTTGAAGGAACTTTATGTTCAGTTAGTCAGAATTACAGAAATGAAAATATCAAACCTGTTCTGGTTGATTTTACTCATCCTGATTCTGTATATGAGAACACAAGATCAGCTATCGCATATGGTATATCACCAGTTGTAGGAACAACAGGTCTTACCCCTTCGCAAATAAAAGATTTATCTGTTTTTGCTCAGAAGGCATCTGTTGGTTGTGCAATAATTCCTAATTTTTCAGTAGGCATGGTTCTTCTTCAGCAGGCAGCATCTGTAGCAGCAAAGTTTTATGACAATATTGAATTAATTGAGATGCATCATAATCAAAAGGCTGATTCTCCTAGTGGAACTTGTATAAAAACTGCAGAGATGATTGAAGAGTACCCGAAGAAATTTAATCAGAATTTAGTAAAAGAGTTTGAGTCACTAACAGGTGTGCGAGGTGGGGTCAGAGATTCAGGAATCAATATACATTCTGTACGATTACCAGGATTATTAGCCCATCAGTTAGTAATCATGGGATCACCAGGTGAAACTTACACAATTAAGCATGACACAATTGATAGGAAGGCTTATATGCCTGGTGTTTTACGAGTGGTTAAAAAAATAGGTAAATATGAATCTTTAGTTTACGGACTTGAAAAATTAATTTTTTAA
- a CDS encoding magnesium chelatase subunit H: protein MFTQVRSANRRVSPVEDNKHKVVIKAVYVVLEPQYQNSLTEAAKSINEMNGPIGIDLCGYLIEELRNESNYEDFKEDIANADIFVASLIFIEDLAQKVVDAVSPYKDKLKASIIFPSMPEVMRLNKLGSFSMAQLGQSKSIIGDLIKKKKESDGASFQDSMLKLLNTLPSILKYLPVEKAQDARTFILSFQYWLGGTTENLKNFLLMISEKYAVSENIKDQIEEFKIQDPETFPDLGIWHPLAPCMFESLKEYQNWENNRKDIKPKDDKTPTIGLVLQRSHIVTGDDAHYVAVIQELEYRGARVLPIFCGGLDFSKPVNEFYYDSFNKDIPIVDGVVSLTGFALVGGPARQDHPKAIDALKKLNRPYMVALPLVFQTTQEWEDSDLGLHPVQVALQIAIPELDGAIEPIILSGRDDATGKAHTLQDRVDVIAERAIKWSTLRVKNRKDKKLAITVFSFPPDKGNVGTAAYLNVFGSIYRVLLEMKSKGYQIEGLPSNSKELMEKVINNPEAMDGSPELNIAHKMSVKEYEEFTPYSQRLEENWGKPPGNLNSDGQNLLIYGKHFGNVFIGVQPTFGYEGDPMRLLYSRSASPHHGFAAYYTYVEKIWSADAVLHFGTHGSLEFMPGKQMGMSDTCYPDSLIGSLPNLYYYAANNPSEATIAKRRGYASTISYLTPPAENAGLYKGLKELSELVASYQQLRENSRGIQIVNAIVETSKQCNLDKDVELPSKHVEELSIDERDLFVGNVYKQLMEIESRLLPCGLHTIGEAPTAEEAVATLVNIASIEREQEELRSLPGLLAESIGLTIEKIYDGNNKGELKFVELNEKIIKTARESIFAMVNSLKIVDGRVYLEKSLLSKLFDFLKVFGLNLPTPWLRICRLNGFNEVNQKELNKLFDYLLFCLEQVCADQEMDSLIKALDGNYVLPGPGGDPIRNPGVLPSGKNIHALDPQSIPTTAAVAAAKSVVDKLIERQKEEQGSWPETIACVLWGTDNIKTYGESLAQILWFVGVKPKPDSVGRINKLELIPLQELGRPRIDVVVNCSGVFRDLFINQMALIDQAVKLAAEADEPLESNFVRKHSLEQAEKEGTSIREASARVFSNASGSYSSNVNLAVENSTWEEENELQEMYLSRKTYAFNADNPGEMNQKREVFESVMKTADVTFQNLDSSEISLTDVSHYFDSDPTKLIKTLRDDGKEPNSYIADTTTSNAQVRTLGETIRLDSRTKLLNPKWYEGMLKSGYEGVRELSNRLNYTLGWSATSGQVDNFVYEETNETFINDEEMRKRLMDLNPNSFRRIVGTLLEVNGRGYWETSDENIEQLKELYQEVEDKIEGVKE from the coding sequence ATGTTTACGCAGGTCCGCTCAGCAAACCGCAGAGTATCTCCTGTTGAGGATAACAAACACAAAGTTGTTATAAAAGCAGTTTATGTTGTCCTTGAGCCACAATACCAAAATTCCTTAACGGAAGCTGCAAAGTCAATAAATGAGATGAATGGGCCAATAGGCATTGATCTATGTGGTTATCTTATCGAAGAACTTAGAAATGAAAGTAACTATGAGGATTTTAAAGAAGATATAGCAAATGCAGATATATTTGTTGCTTCTCTAATATTTATAGAAGATCTGGCTCAAAAAGTAGTTGATGCAGTTTCTCCATACAAAGATAAGCTTAAAGCTTCAATTATCTTTCCCTCTATGCCAGAGGTTATGAGATTGAATAAACTAGGTTCTTTTAGTATGGCCCAACTTGGTCAATCTAAAAGTATTATTGGAGATTTAATAAAAAAGAAAAAAGAATCTGATGGAGCAAGCTTCCAAGATTCAATGCTGAAACTATTAAATACATTACCTTCCATACTTAAATATTTACCCGTAGAAAAAGCTCAAGATGCTAGAACATTCATTCTGAGTTTTCAGTACTGGTTAGGTGGTACTACTGAAAATTTAAAAAACTTCTTGTTAATGATTTCTGAAAAGTACGCAGTTTCAGAAAACATAAAAGATCAAATAGAAGAATTCAAAATTCAAGACCCTGAGACATTCCCAGATTTGGGAATTTGGCATCCTCTTGCTCCCTGTATGTTTGAAAGTCTTAAAGAATATCAAAATTGGGAAAATAACAGAAAAGATATAAAACCTAAAGATGATAAAACCCCAACAATAGGTTTAGTGCTTCAAAGGAGTCATATAGTTACCGGAGATGATGCTCATTACGTTGCGGTTATTCAGGAACTGGAATATAGAGGAGCAAGAGTACTTCCTATCTTCTGTGGAGGTTTAGATTTTTCTAAGCCAGTCAATGAATTTTATTATGATTCATTTAATAAGGATATACCTATTGTAGATGGAGTAGTATCTTTGACAGGATTTGCATTGGTTGGAGGTCCAGCAAGACAAGATCATCCTAAAGCTATTGATGCCCTCAAAAAGTTAAACAGGCCTTATATGGTAGCACTTCCATTAGTGTTTCAAACTACTCAAGAATGGGAAGATAGCGACTTAGGATTACACCCAGTTCAGGTAGCTCTTCAAATCGCCATTCCTGAACTAGATGGGGCTATAGAACCCATAATTCTTTCAGGGCGAGACGATGCCACAGGTAAGGCACATACACTCCAAGATCGAGTAGATGTAATTGCTGAAAGAGCCATAAAATGGTCAACTTTAAGAGTAAAAAATAGAAAAGATAAAAAATTAGCTATTACTGTATTTAGTTTTCCTCCAGATAAAGGAAATGTAGGAACGGCAGCATATTTGAATGTTTTCGGTTCAATATACAGAGTACTTCTTGAAATGAAGTCAAAAGGTTATCAAATAGAAGGACTTCCAAGTAATTCAAAAGAATTAATGGAAAAGGTAATTAATAACCCTGAAGCCATGGATGGTTCACCAGAACTAAATATTGCTCATAAAATGTCAGTAAAAGAATATGAAGAGTTCACACCATATTCACAAAGACTTGAAGAAAATTGGGGTAAACCCCCTGGCAACCTAAATAGTGACGGACAAAATCTTCTTATATATGGAAAACATTTTGGAAATGTCTTTATAGGAGTTCAACCTACATTCGGTTATGAAGGTGATCCAATGAGATTACTTTATTCTAGAAGTGCAAGTCCTCACCATGGTTTTGCTGCTTATTACACTTATGTAGAAAAAATCTGGAGTGCTGATGCTGTTCTTCATTTTGGCACTCACGGCTCACTTGAGTTTATGCCTGGGAAACAGATGGGAATGAGTGATACATGCTATCCAGATTCTCTAATAGGATCATTGCCTAATTTGTATTACTATGCTGCGAATAATCCCTCTGAGGCAACAATTGCGAAGAGAAGGGGATATGCCTCAACTATTAGCTATCTGACCCCTCCTGCAGAAAATGCTGGACTATATAAGGGACTTAAAGAACTAAGCGAACTCGTCGCTTCATATCAACAATTAAGAGAAAATAGTAGGGGTATTCAAATTGTAAATGCAATAGTTGAGACTTCTAAACAATGTAATCTTGACAAAGATGTCGAACTTCCTTCAAAACACGTAGAAGAACTTTCCATAGATGAAAGAGATTTATTTGTTGGGAATGTCTATAAACAGTTAATGGAAATTGAAAGTAGATTATTACCATGTGGTCTCCATACGATTGGAGAAGCTCCAACTGCAGAAGAGGCGGTAGCAACACTTGTAAATATTGCCTCTATAGAAAGAGAACAAGAGGAGTTAAGATCCCTTCCAGGACTACTTGCAGAATCAATAGGTCTGACTATTGAAAAAATTTATGATGGTAATAATAAAGGAGAATTAAAATTTGTAGAGTTAAATGAAAAAATAATTAAAACAGCAAGAGAGTCGATTTTTGCAATGGTCAACTCTCTAAAAATTGTTGATGGCAGGGTTTATTTAGAAAAATCACTCCTTTCCAAACTTTTTGACTTCCTCAAAGTGTTTGGCTTAAATTTACCTACTCCTTGGCTAAGAATCTGTAGATTAAATGGATTTAACGAAGTTAATCAGAAGGAATTAAATAAATTATTTGATTACCTACTTTTCTGTTTGGAACAGGTCTGTGCAGACCAAGAAATGGATAGCCTCATTAAAGCATTAGATGGGAATTACGTTTTACCTGGACCAGGTGGAGATCCCATAAGAAATCCAGGTGTTTTGCCCAGTGGTAAAAATATCCATGCCCTTGATCCTCAATCGATTCCAACTACAGCAGCAGTAGCTGCTGCAAAATCTGTTGTTGACAAATTAATTGAAAGACAAAAAGAAGAGCAAGGGAGTTGGCCTGAAACAATAGCTTGTGTTTTATGGGGTACTGACAATATCAAAACTTATGGAGAATCATTGGCACAAATCTTATGGTTTGTTGGGGTAAAACCAAAACCAGATTCGGTTGGGAGAATCAACAAATTAGAACTAATACCTTTACAAGAATTAGGTAGGCCAAGAATAGATGTAGTAGTTAACTGTTCTGGAGTATTTAGAGATCTATTTATCAATCAAATGGCATTAATAGATCAGGCAGTCAAATTAGCTGCTGAGGCTGATGAACCTTTAGAATCAAATTTTGTAAGGAAACATTCATTAGAACAAGCAGAAAAAGAAGGTACCTCTATTAGAGAAGCTTCAGCGAGAGTATTCTCTAATGCAAGCGGTAGCTACAGTTCAAACGTTAATTTAGCTGTTGAAAATTCAACATGGGAGGAAGAAAATGAATTACAAGAAATGTATTTATCACGAAAAACATATGCTTTTAATGCAGATAATCCAGGTGAAATGAATCAAAAGAGAGAGGTATTTGAATCTGTAATGAAAACAGCAGATGTTACATTTCAAAACCTTGATTCTTCAGAAATTTCCCTGACAGATGTAAGTCACTATTTCGACTCAGATCCAACAAAATTAATTAAAACTCTAAGAGATGATGGCAAAGAACCAAATAGCTATATAGCTGACACTACAACTTCCAATGCACAAGTTAGAACACTCGGAGAAACTATCAGATTAGACTCAAGGACAAAACTTTTAAATCCCAAATGGTATGAAGGTATGCTCAAGTCAGGTTATGAGGGAGTTAGAGAACTTTCTAACAGACTTAATTACACTCTTGGTTGGAGTGCAACAAGTGGTCAAGTAGATAATTTTGTATATGAAGAAACTAATGAAACATTTATAAATGATGAAGAGATGAGGAAAAGATTAATGGATCTAAACCCGAATAGTTTTAGAAGAATAGTTGGCACTTTACTAGAGGTTAATGGTAGAGGATATTGGGAAACATCAGATGAAAATATAGAACAGTTAAAAGAACTTTACCAAGAGGTAGAAGATAAAATCGAAGGCGTTAAAGAATAA
- the folP gene encoding dihydropteroate synthase translates to MQITNKKNPWPKGWRKKTSIMGVINLTPDSFSDGGDLNTSKKVLDQVNQFLHNGVDIIDLGAQSTRPGAEEVGSSIEKKRLIPYLKLIKSEYPDVLISIDTFNSDVAYEALLNGANWINDITGGRRDKEILDVVSKFNCPFVITHSRGNSQNMNELSKYNNVLSEVKSSLEILIKNALEKKISKNNIIVDPGIGFSKDINQNIEILKNLDVFKKLNFPILIGASRKRFIGEILNEINPKNRDIGTLAITCLCSHFNIDIVRVHNVKLNYQILKVSDRVNRK, encoded by the coding sequence TTGCAAATTACAAATAAGAAAAATCCATGGCCTAAAGGCTGGAGAAAAAAGACTTCAATTATGGGGGTTATTAATTTAACTCCTGACTCATTTAGTGATGGTGGAGATTTAAATACTTCAAAAAAGGTATTAGATCAAGTTAATCAATTTTTGCATAATGGAGTTGATATTATTGATCTTGGTGCTCAAAGTACTAGGCCTGGAGCCGAAGAAGTAGGGTCAAGCATAGAAAAAAAAAGGTTGATTCCTTATTTAAAATTAATAAAATCTGAATATCCAGATGTTTTAATTTCTATTGATACATTTAATTCTGATGTTGCTTACGAAGCACTTTTAAATGGCGCTAATTGGATAAATGATATTACTGGAGGAAGAAGGGATAAGGAAATTTTGGATGTGGTTTCAAAATTTAATTGCCCATTTGTTATTACTCACAGTCGCGGTAATAGTCAAAATATGAATGAACTTTCTAAATACAATAATGTATTAAGTGAAGTTAAGTCCTCTCTTGAGATCCTGATAAAAAATGCTTTAGAAAAAAAAATATCAAAAAATAATATTATTGTAGATCCTGGAATTGGTTTTTCAAAAGATATAAATCAAAATATTGAAATTTTAAAAAACTTGGACGTATTCAAAAAATTAAATTTCCCAATCCTAATCGGTGCATCAAGGAAAAGATTTATAGGAGAAATTTTAAATGAAATAAATCCTAAAAATAGAGATATTGGAACATTGGCAATAACTTGTCTTTGTTCACATTTTAATATCGATATTGTGAGAGTTCACAATGTAAAACTGAATTATCAAATTCTAAAAGTTTCTGATAGGGTTAACAGAAAGTAA
- a CDS encoding triose-phosphate isomerase, whose amino-acid sequence MRKSVIAGNWKMHMTCAEAKSYLEEFIPLIKNIMDDRKIVIAPPFTAISTVANHSDFDYLNISSQNIHWEDKGAFTAEISPKMLLEHGVSYAIVGHSEPRKYFSESDEQINKRAVFAQSSGLTPIVCVGETLEQRERGEAIRVITRQVEQGLENTDPSNLIVAYEPIWAIGTGKTCEAKDANQICSLIRKLIGFEDVIIQYGGSVKPNNIDEIMSMSDIDGVLVGGASLDPNSFARIANYK is encoded by the coding sequence TTGAGAAAATCTGTTATTGCTGGTAATTGGAAAATGCACATGACTTGTGCTGAAGCAAAGTCATATTTGGAGGAGTTCATCCCTTTAATAAAAAACATAATGGATGATCGCAAAATTGTTATTGCTCCACCTTTTACAGCTATTTCAACCGTTGCTAATCATTCTGATTTCGATTATTTAAATATTTCCAGTCAAAATATTCATTGGGAAGATAAAGGAGCATTTACAGCTGAAATATCTCCAAAAATGCTTTTAGAGCATGGAGTTTCATATGCAATAGTTGGTCATAGTGAACCTAGGAAATATTTTAGTGAAAGTGATGAACAAATTAATAAAAGAGCAGTTTTTGCTCAATCTAGTGGACTTACTCCTATAGTTTGTGTTGGAGAAACATTAGAACAAAGAGAAAGAGGAGAAGCAATTAGAGTTATTACTAGACAGGTTGAACAAGGGCTTGAAAATACAGACCCATCAAATCTCATAGTTGCCTATGAACCAATTTGGGCTATTGGTACAGGTAAAACATGTGAGGCTAAAGATGCTAATCAGATTTGTTCTTTGATTCGTAAATTAATAGGTTTTGAAGATGTGATTATTCAATATGGGGGATCAGTTAAACCAAATAATATTGATGAAATCATGTCGATGAGTGATATAGATGGAGTCTTAGTTGGGGGGGCTTCATTAGATCCTAATAGTTTTGCAAGAATTGCAAATTACAAATAA
- a CDS encoding RNA-binding S4 domain-containing protein, translating to MKLVQFLKWKNLVSSGGEAKILINSGSVIVNGVIETRRGRKLKKGDKVIFLKNELIFE from the coding sequence ATGAAATTAGTTCAATTCTTAAAATGGAAAAATTTGGTATCTTCTGGAGGTGAGGCTAAAATTCTTATTAATTCTGGTTCTGTCATAGTTAATGGTGTAATTGAAACTCGTAGAGGGAGAAAGTTAAAAAAGGGAGATAAAGTTATATTTCTAAAAAATGAATTAATTTTTGAATAG
- a CDS encoding ABC transporter ATP-binding protein produces the protein MRLIPPVRPYSNRFIKGFLCMLIYVACWPLLAYFAGNLIPAIGSGNLSKVSSIIIKSLVVFLIQKTAQFGQDVFIAKPSLEISEVMRGNLFSKIQKIDMNSVKKISAGDITYRLTEDVDRVSEVIYKTAQDTIPCTLQLLAVIIYMFYLDWSLTISTFVLAPLIILSVNSFGKRVLFASEKSQETTSNLAGLIGESMNGMSTIRAFAAENWIENRFYKRLSANKNAKFKTLKLLAYQHPVVGFIEAFGILAILGLGAARINLGLLTSEEFSSFFAAILMLIDPISHVSTNFNDYKQAEASIKRLKKINLEPIEDDKEDLIRVSNIEGGISFKKVNFEYKKNNQVLRNINLEIKKGEVTAFVGASGAGKSTMMALILKFITPNYGDVFIDNINLKLLKTKDIRKNIALVQQQPFLFSGKIIDVIKMGRKFTKEEVIESAKIANAHLFIQKLPDKYETEITERGSNFSGGQIQRIAIARAILGNPSILLLDEATSALDAESESEVQEGLNRAMKNRTVIVIAHRLATTQEADKIVVFDKGEIIEVGKHIDLLNKKGIYKELCEKQLIKKI, from the coding sequence TTGAGATTAATACCTCCAGTCAGACCATATTCAAATAGGTTTATTAAAGGTTTTCTTTGCATGCTTATTTACGTAGCTTGTTGGCCTTTGCTAGCTTATTTTGCAGGAAACTTAATCCCAGCAATTGGATCTGGTAATCTTTCAAAAGTTTCTAGCATAATAATTAAGTCTTTAGTAGTATTTTTAATTCAAAAAACTGCTCAATTTGGACAAGATGTTTTCATAGCTAAACCTTCATTAGAAATAAGTGAAGTAATGAGAGGAAATTTATTTAGCAAAATTCAAAAAATAGATATGAATTCTGTTAAAAAAATATCCGCAGGAGATATCACATATAGACTTACAGAAGATGTAGATAGAGTAAGCGAAGTAATTTATAAAACAGCTCAGGATACTATTCCTTGTACCTTACAATTATTGGCTGTAATAATATATATGTTTTATTTAGATTGGTCACTTACAATATCAACATTTGTATTGGCACCACTGATTATTCTTTCAGTTAATAGTTTTGGGAAAAGAGTTTTATTTGCTTCTGAAAAGAGTCAAGAGACAACAAGTAACTTAGCAGGTTTAATAGGCGAATCTATGAATGGCATGTCAACAATAAGAGCTTTTGCTGCCGAAAATTGGATTGAGAATAGATTTTATAAAAGGTTAAGTGCGAATAAAAATGCAAAATTTAAAACATTAAAATTACTTGCATATCAACATCCAGTCGTAGGGTTTATAGAAGCATTTGGAATATTAGCAATATTAGGTTTAGGCGCAGCAAGAATTAACCTAGGGCTTCTAACAAGTGAAGAATTTAGTAGTTTTTTTGCTGCAATACTAATGCTTATTGATCCAATAAGTCATGTAAGTACAAATTTTAATGACTATAAACAAGCAGAGGCTTCGATTAAAAGGTTGAAAAAAATAAATTTAGAACCTATTGAAGATGATAAAGAAGATTTAATAAGGGTATCAAATATTGAAGGGGGAATAAGTTTCAAGAAAGTTAATTTTGAGTACAAAAAAAATAATCAAGTTCTTAGAAATATAAATTTAGAAATTAAAAAAGGGGAAGTTACGGCTTTTGTTGGAGCTTCGGGGGCTGGCAAAAGTACAATGATGGCTTTGATATTAAAATTTATAACTCCAAATTATGGAGATGTATTTATTGATAATATAAATCTTAAATTATTAAAAACAAAAGACATAAGAAAAAACATTGCTCTAGTTCAACAACAGCCTTTTTTATTTTCGGGAAAAATTATTGATGTAATAAAAATGGGTAGGAAATTTACTAAAGAAGAAGTTATAGAATCAGCAAAAATAGCTAATGCTCACCTCTTCATTCAAAAGCTACCAGATAAATATGAAACTGAAATAACTGAAAGAGGGTCAAATTTTTCAGGAGGTCAGATCCAAAGGATAGCTATTGCAAGAGCAATTCTTGGAAACCCATCAATTCTCCTTTTAGATGAAGCTACTAGTGCATTAGATGCAGAATCAGAATCAGAAGTTCAAGAAGGACTCAACCGAGCAATGAAAAATAGAACTGTTATCGTAATTGCTCATAGATTAGCCACAACTCAAGAGGCAGATAAGATTGTTGTATTCGATAAAGGTGAAATAATTGAGGTTGGAAAACATATTGATTTACTAAATAAAAAAGGAATTTATAAAGAATTATGTGAAAAACAGTTGATAAAAAAAATATAA